Proteins from one Fragaria vesca subsp. vesca linkage group LG6, FraVesHawaii_1.0, whole genome shotgun sequence genomic window:
- the LOC101308483 gene encoding probable WRKY transcription factor 28-like, with protein MSNEKKSPYLQYDPFDYNPHEIDRSSFPFFNYSSSSIYNIPQTPADPQTQSLHGFESDPSYLMSFADCLNGSMDYTTLSKAFDISCSSSEVISPPLLDQDDHSKNKAAAAVVGDQNPSTPNSSISCSSNEAGAARHHEHENNQDSDKISKKDKHQKVVQSAEEAPGDHEDESKKVNKAKKKEKRQREPRFAFLTKSEIDHLEDGYRWRKYGQKAVKNSPYPRSYYRCTTQKCNVKKRVERSFHDPATVITTYEGQHNHQCPATLRGSMNAVGMLTPSFLGGFGTSNNGSPRFPHQLLLTQLLTPVDNNQLQLQAQHHYDPAGSIFYSNLMSTLHQNQPQQQQQHVHVPHDYNLLQDLAPSFSHKLEEP; from the exons ATGTCAAATGAAAAGAAAAGCCCTTACCTACAGTATGACCCTTTCGATTACAACCCCCACGAAATCGACAGGTCAAGCTTTCCATTCTTCAATTACAGCTCTAGTTCCATATACAATATTCCCCAAACACCAGCAGACCCCCAAACTCAAAGCCTACATGGATTTGAATCTGATCCTTCGTATTTGATGAGCTTCGCCGACTGCTTAAATGGGTCAATGGACTACACCACCCTCTCAAAAGCCTTTGATATTTCTTGTTCATCATCTGAAGTCATTTCTCCGCCGCTGTTAGATCAGGACGATCATTCGAAAAACAAGGCTGCAGCTGCTGTTGTAGGAGATCAAAATCCATCCACACCGAACTCATCGATATCTTGTTCATCTAATGAAGCTGGTGCTGCTCGTCATCATGAGCATGAAAACAATCAAGATTCAGATAAGATCAGCAAGAAAGATAAGCATCAGAAGGTAGTACAGTCAGCTGAAGAAGCTCCTGGAGATCATGAAGACGAGTCAAAGAAAGT GAACAAGGCAAAAAAGAAAGAGAAACGGCAGAGGGAACCGCGGTTCGCGTTCTTGACCAAGAGTGAAATTGATCATCTTGAAGATGGCTACAGATGGAGAAAGTACGGACAGAAGGCAGTCAAGAATAGCCCTTATCCTAG AAGTTATTACAGATGCACTACTCAGAAGTGCAATGTAAAGAAACGTGTGGAGAGATCGTTCCACGATCCGGCGACTGTGATCACAACATATGAAGGGCAGCACAACCATCAATGTCCAGCGACACTTCGAGGCAGTATGAATGCTGTTGGCATGTTGACACCTTCCTTTTTGGGAGGATTCGGGACCAGTAACAACGGATCCCCAAGATTTCCACACCAATTATTGTTAACTCAACTGCTTACTCCAGTCGATAACAACCAACTTCAACTGCAAGCTCAACATCATTATGATCCAGCAGGTTCTATTTTCTACTCAAATCTCATGAGTACTCTTCATCAGAATCAACCGCAGCAGCAGCAGCAGCATGTACATGTTCCTCATGACTACAATTTGTTGCAAGATTTAGCTCCCTCATTTAGTCACAAGCTGGAGGAGCCATGA
- the LOC101308781 gene encoding probable receptor-like protein kinase At2g42960-like — protein sequence MSSESSLNVQLSKKILGIKLWVLICISVGAFIILILCFLSIWVTFRRKSRRSVDKFSVNQIPNVPKDIRIDRVGAQSTHDHPDNLFVTVHDKATDKNSENMFAHLGMSKSSDPDNMSQCSSVYHHERAFSSQSGDEGSSGTVRKQSSLSHGGLVTASPLIGLPEVSHLGWGHWFTLRDLQFSTNRFSAENVLGEGGYGVVYKGKLINGTEVAVKKLLNNMGQAEKEFRVEVEAIGHVRHKNLVRLLGYCIEGVHRMLVYEYVNNGNLEQWLHGAMRQQGTLTWEARMKVILGTARALSYLHEAIEPKVIHRDIKSSNILIDGEFNSKVSDFGLAKLLDSGESHITTRVMGTFGYVAPEYANTGLLNEKSDIYSFGVLLLEAVTGRDPVDYSRPANEVNLVEWLKLMVGARRAEEVVDPNLEAKPSTRSLKRALLVALRCVDHDAENRPKMSQVVRMLEADEYPFREDRRNRKTRTTSMEIESLKENSVSGDTENKLGDLESQTAETTHA from the exons ATGTCGTCTGAGAGTTCTTTGAATGTGCAATTATCAAAGAAGATATTGGGTATTAAACTATGGGTTTTGATCTGTATAAGTGTTGGTGCATTTATTATTCTGATCCTATGTTTCTTATCTATCTGGGTGACATTTCGGAGGAAATCTAGAAGATCTGTTGACAAGTTTTCAGTCAACCAAATACCAAATGTCCCTAAAGATATCAGGATTGATAGGGTGGGGGCTCAGAGTACGCATGACCACCCTGATAATTTATTTGTTACTGTGCACGATAAAGCAACTGATAAGAATTCAGAGAACATGTTTGCTCATTTGGGTATGAGCAAATCAAGTGACCCTGATAACATGAGTCAGTGCAGTTCAGTTTATCACCATGAGAGGGCATTTAGTTCACAATCAGGGGATGAAGGAAGCTCCGGGACTGTGCGAAAGCAGTCATCATTGTCACATGGAGGACTTGTAACGGCCTCTCCTTTGATTGGTTTGCCAGAAGTTTCTCATCTTGGCTGGGGCCACTGGTTTACTCTTAGGGATCTGCAATTTTCTACAAATCGATTTTCTGCTGAAAATGTACTTGGTGAGGGTGGATATGGGGTTGTTTACAAGGGCAAACTGATAAATGGAACTGAGGTGGCAGTGAAAAAGCTTTTAAATAATAT GGGGCAGGCGGAGAAAGAATTTAGGGTTGAAGTGGAGGCCATAGGCCACGTTCGGCATAAGAATCTTGTGCGGCTGCTTGGTTATTGCATTGAAGGAGTTCACAG GATGCTGGTGTATGAATATGTGAATAATGGAAACTTAGAACAATGGCTGCATGGGGCCATGCGCCAACAGGGCACCCTTACTTGGGAGGCCCGCATGAAGGTGATTCTTGGTACCGCCAGAGC GCTTTCTTATCTACACGAAGCTATAGAACCAAAAGTTATCCACAGAGATATAAAATCAAGCAATATTTTGATTGATGGCGAGTTCAATTCCAAGGTTTCGGATTTTGGATTGGCCAAACTCTTGGATTCTGGAGAAAGTCACATCACCACTCGAGTAATGGGAACATTTGG TTATGTGGCACCGGAGTATGCTAATACTGGCTTGTTAAATGAGAAGAGCGACATTTACAGCTTTGGTGTCCTCCTGCTTGAAGCAGTTACCGGCAGGGACCCCGTGGACTACAGTCGGCCTGCTAATGAG GTGAATCTTGTTGAGTGGCTAAAACTGATGGTAGGAGCAAGAAGAGCAGAGGAGGTTGTGGATCCAAACCTTGAAGCAAAACCCAGTACACGTTCTTTAAAACGTGCCCTTTTGGTTGCACTTAGGTGTGTTGATCACGATGCAGAGAACAGACCTAAAATGAGTCAGGTTGTGCGTATGCTTGAAGCTGATGAATACCCATTTCGTGAG GATCGGAGGAACAGAAAGACTCGAACAACCAGCATGGAAATTGAATCTCTGAAGGAAAATTCTGTGTCAGGTGACACAGAAAACAAGCTAGGGGATCTGGAGAGCCAAACAGCCGAGACAACTCATGCATAG
- the LOC101291078 gene encoding putative cyclic nucleotide-gated ion channel 19-like — protein sequence MKRLEKDKDTLYVLENLKNFGAESGSTISSNETLVLNPPNAKTKGMKNSRIKDVMETNQRKKRTKEQENQENNDPKAPTDVSTFNNHRFVVPNIPTFCNQYGVPNIPTVSNQFGVPNTPTFSNQGNLSWPFEHPHSHVSYGQMPFSNQRVNQCLQDACHNSNMQSCPNLIDCWHARYLSLDELITKRRLNEKAALCFSPNGDFSYGIYAPIINITTGHIITKYLYSLFWGFQQISTLGGNLTPSYNNGEIIFTMVIIGLGLFLLALLIGNMQNFLQSLGQRRSDMLMRRRDVEAWMRYRNLPEEFRRQVRNAEQYSATDVNEERILENLPDELQINIRRHFFGY from the exons ATGAAGCGTCTTGAAAAAGACAAGGACACCCTTTACGTGTTGGAAAATCTGAAGAATTTTGGTGCTGAGTCTGGCTCTACCATTTCTAGTAATGAGACACTAGTTTTGAACCCACCAAATGCAAAGACTAAGGGAATGAAAAATAGTAGAATCAAAGATGTGATGGAGACAAATCAAAGGAAGAAGAGAACAAAAG AACAAGAAAACCAAGAAAATAATGATCCAAAAGCTCCAACTGATGTGTCTACATTCAATAATCATCGGTTTGTAGTACCTAACATCCCAACATTCTGTAATCAGTATGGAGTACCTAACATCCCAACAGTGAGTAATCAGTTTGGAGTACCCAACACCCCAACATTCAGTAATCAG GGAAATTTAAGTTGGCCTTTTGAGCATCCTCATTCACATGTTAGTTATGGTCAGATGCCTTTCTCAAACCAG AGGGTTAACCAATGTCTTCAAGACGCCTGCCACAATTCTAATATGCAGTCATGCCCGAACTTAATAGATTGTTGGCATGCTCGTTATCTTTCCCTGGATGAGTTAATTACTAAACGGAGACTAAATGAGAAGGCTGCTCTTTGTTTTAGTCCCAATGGAGACTTCTCATATGGAATCTATGCGCCAATTATCAATATCACTACGGGACATATCATTACTAAATATCTATACTCATTGTTTTGGGGGTTTCAG CAAATCAGCACTTTGGGAGGAAATCTAACTCCAAGCTATAACAATGGTGAAATTATCTTTACGATGGTAATTATTGGACTGGGACTCTTCCTCCTTGCTCTTCTGATCGGAAACATGCAAAATTTTCTCCAGTCTCTTGGACAAAG GAGGTCTGATATGTTGATGAGGAGGCGTGATGTTGAGGCGTGGATGAGGTACAGAAACTTGCCTGAAGAGTTTAGAAGGCAAGTGAGAAATGCCGAACAATATTCTGCCACGGATGTAAATGAAGAACGTATTTTGGAAAATTTGCCTGACGAGCTTCAGATAAATATAAGACGCCACTTCTTCGGTTACTAG
- the LOC101291363 gene encoding protein FAR1-RELATED SEQUENCE 5-like has protein sequence MEEIIEDDEELKVGTQVHSDEEAYNLYNTYALRKGFSVRKSHIRRDASNNIRLREFVCSKEGFAQDQDVFEPTKHRKLETRVGCKAMISFIVKDGIWTISHINSDHNHELANPEERQFLRSGRKVTDACGQVFTSMKVARIGATKAFFYIANEVGGSENVGCTKKDVYNYLQRKKNEMVEAGDAQSLLNHFKHKQGEDPNFFYSMQLDQYS, from the coding sequence ATGGAGGAAATAATTGAAGACGATGAAGAACTCAAAGTGGGAACTCAAGTACACTCAGATGAGGAGGCTTACAATTTATATAATACCTATGCTTTGAGGAAGGGTTTCAGTGTTCGTAAGTCACATATTAGAAGAGATGCATCAAATAACATCCGGTTACGAGAGTTTGTATGTTCAAAGGAAGGGTTTGCACAAGACCAAGATGTGTTTGAACCAACCAAACATAGGAAGTTGGAAACAAGAGTCGGTTGCAAGGCTATGATATCGTTTATTGTGAAAGATGGGATATGGACAATATCACATATCAATTCAGATCATAACCATGAGCTTGCAAACCCTGAAGAAAGGCAATTTTTGAGATCTGGGCGAAAAGTAACAGATGCTTGTGGACAAGTTTTTACTTCCATGAAAGTTGCAAGAATAGGAGCAACAAAAGCATTTTTTTACATAGCAAATGAAGTGGGTGGTTCAGAAAATGTTGGGTGCACTAAGAAAGACGTCTACAACTACTTGCAAAGAAAAAAGAATGAAATGGTGGAAGCAGGTGATGCACAAAGCTTGCTGAATCACTTTAAGCACAAACAAGGTGAGGACCCTAACTTTTTCTATTCAATGCAATTGGACCAATATAGCTGA